From the Streptomyces pluripotens genome, one window contains:
- a CDS encoding glutamate--cysteine ligase, which yields MGRDVPALAFTREDRRRYRAKMQRCLDALAQMLRDSRFESERPQVGLEIELNLVGDDAEPAMRNSDVLEAISDPAWSTELGRFNLEINVPPRRLTAGGPDDWESEIRAALNHADQRARSVGTRLITIGTLPTLRQEDIGEDALSENPRYRLLNDQVFAARGEDLRIEVDGVDRLRTYADTITPEAACTSTQFHLQVSPEEFAAYWNAAQAIAGVQVGLAANAPFLFGKELWHETRIPLFEQATDTRPEEIKVQGVRPRVWFGERWINSVFDLFEENLRYFPALLPLCDEQDPAETLDRGDIPELGELTLHNGTIYRWNRPVYAVTHDRPHIRVENRVLPAGPTVADTLANGAFYYGLTRALVEEDRPVWSRMSFSAAEDNLHAAARHGIEALLYWPGMGEVPVPELVLRRLLPLAHHGLEHSGMDEAWREPLLGVIEQRCVTARNGAVWQKEMFHRIASSKHTGRHEALRRMTQLYIDYMHLNAPVHTWPVD from the coding sequence ATGGGACGGGATGTCCCGGCACTCGCCTTCACCCGCGAGGACCGCCGCCGGTACCGCGCCAAGATGCAGCGATGTCTCGACGCGCTTGCGCAGATGCTGCGCGACTCCCGGTTCGAGTCCGAGCGACCGCAGGTCGGCCTGGAGATCGAGCTGAACCTGGTGGGCGACGACGCCGAGCCTGCCATGCGCAACAGTGACGTGCTGGAGGCGATCTCCGATCCTGCCTGGTCCACCGAGCTCGGACGGTTCAACCTGGAGATCAATGTTCCGCCGCGGCGGCTGACGGCGGGTGGTCCCGACGACTGGGAGTCGGAGATCCGGGCTGCGCTCAACCACGCCGATCAGCGGGCCCGGTCGGTGGGCACTCGGCTGATCACGATCGGGACCCTGCCCACACTGCGGCAGGAGGACATCGGCGAGGACGCGCTGTCGGAGAACCCCCGCTACCGGCTACTCAACGACCAGGTGTTCGCGGCTCGTGGCGAGGACCTGCGCATCGAGGTGGACGGCGTCGACCGGCTGCGGACCTACGCGGACACCATCACCCCGGAGGCGGCCTGCACCAGCACGCAGTTCCATCTGCAGGTGTCGCCCGAGGAATTCGCCGCCTATTGGAACGCGGCGCAGGCGATCGCCGGGGTCCAGGTGGGGCTGGCGGCGAACGCGCCCTTCCTGTTCGGCAAGGAGCTGTGGCACGAAACCCGTATACCCCTGTTCGAACAGGCCACCGACACCCGCCCGGAGGAGATCAAGGTGCAGGGGGTACGACCCCGGGTGTGGTTCGGGGAGAGATGGATCAACAGCGTCTTCGACTTGTTCGAGGAGAACCTGCGCTACTTCCCAGCGCTCCTGCCCCTGTGCGACGAGCAGGACCCCGCGGAGACGCTCGACCGCGGCGACATTCCCGAGCTCGGTGAACTCACCCTGCACAACGGCACCATCTACCGCTGGAACCGTCCGGTCTACGCCGTCACCCACGACCGGCCGCACATCCGGGTGGAGAACCGTGTGCTGCCCGCCGGCCCGACCGTCGCCGACACCCTGGCCAACGGCGCCTTCTACTACGGGCTCACGCGGGCACTGGTGGAGGAGGACCGGCCGGTGTGGTCGCGGATGTCCTTCTCGGCCGCTGAGGACAACCTGCACGCCGCCGCCCGGCACGGCATCGAGGCGCTGCTGTACTGGCCCGGAATGGGCGAGGTGCCGGTACCGGAGCTGGTCCTGCGTCGTCTGCTGCCGCTCGCGCACCACGGTCTGGAGCATTCCGGCATGGATGAGGCGTGGCGGGAACCGCTGCTCGGGGTCATCGAGCAGCGCTGTGTGACTGCCCGGAACGGCGCCGTGTGGCAGAAGGAGATGTTCCACCGCATCGCCTCCTCCAAGCACACTGGCCGGCACGAGGCACTGCGACGGATGACCCAGCTGTACATCGACTACATGCACCTCAACGCGCCGGTGCACACGTGGCCGGTCGACTGA
- the argG gene encoding argininosuccinate synthase, translated as MSKVLTSLPVGERVGIAFSGGLDTSVAVAWMRDKGAIPCTYTADIGQYDEPDIASVPGRATAYGAEVARLVDCRAALVEEGLAALACGAFHIRSGGRPYFNTTPLGRAVTGTLLVRAMLEDDVQIWGDGSTFKGNDIERFYRYGLLANPHLRIYKPWLDADFVTELGGRKEMSEWLLAHNLPYRDSTEKAYSTDANIWGATHEAKTLEHLDTGIETVEPIMGVRFWDPAVEITAEDVTIGFDQGRPVTINGKEFGSAVDLVMEANAIGGRHGLGMSDQIENRIIEAKSRGIYEAPGMALLHVAYERLVNAIHNEDTVAQYHNEGRRLGRLLYEGRWLDPQALMVRESLQRWVGVAVTGEVTLRLRRGEDYSILDTTGPAFSYHPDKLSMERTEDSAFGPADRIGQLTMRNLDIADSRARLEQYAGLGMVGTEHPRLIGAAQAASTGLIGAMAHGGAEAIASRGEAPDEETMLDRAAMESGTD; from the coding sequence ATGTCCAAGGTCCTCACTTCCCTTCCGGTCGGCGAACGCGTCGGCATCGCCTTCTCGGGCGGCCTCGACACGTCGGTCGCCGTCGCATGGATGCGCGACAAGGGCGCCATCCCGTGCACCTACACCGCCGACATCGGCCAGTACGACGAGCCCGACATCGCCTCCGTGCCCGGTCGTGCCACGGCCTACGGAGCCGAGGTGGCACGGCTGGTCGACTGCCGTGCGGCGCTGGTCGAGGAGGGCCTGGCCGCCCTCGCCTGCGGGGCGTTCCACATCCGCTCCGGTGGACGGCCCTACTTCAACACCACGCCGCTCGGCCGTGCCGTCACGGGCACGCTCCTGGTTCGGGCGATGCTGGAGGACGACGTACAGATCTGGGGCGACGGCTCCACCTTCAAGGGCAACGACATCGAGCGGTTCTACCGGTACGGCCTGCTCGCCAACCCGCACCTGCGGATCTACAAGCCCTGGCTGGACGCCGACTTCGTGACCGAACTCGGCGGCCGCAAGGAGATGTCGGAATGGCTCCTCGCCCACAACCTGCCCTACCGTGACAGCACGGAGAAGGCGTACTCCACCGACGCCAACATCTGGGGCGCCACCCACGAGGCGAAGACCCTGGAACACCTGGACACCGGCATCGAGACCGTCGAGCCCATCATGGGCGTCCGGTTCTGGGACCCAGCGGTGGAGATCACCGCCGAGGACGTGACCATCGGCTTCGACCAGGGCCGTCCGGTGACGATCAACGGCAAGGAGTTCGGCTCCGCGGTCGACCTGGTGATGGAGGCGAACGCCATCGGAGGCCGCCACGGTCTGGGCATGTCTGACCAGATCGAGAACCGGATCATCGAGGCCAAGAGCCGCGGCATCTACGAGGCGCCCGGTATGGCCCTGTTGCACGTGGCGTACGAGCGTCTGGTCAACGCGATCCACAACGAGGACACCGTCGCCCAGTACCACAACGAGGGGCGGCGCCTGGGCAGGCTGCTCTACGAAGGGCGCTGGCTGGATCCGCAGGCGCTGATGGTGCGCGAGTCGCTGCAGCGCTGGGTGGGTGTGGCCGTCACCGGCGAGGTGACGCTGCGGCTGCGGCGCGGTGAGGACTACTCGATCCTCGACACCACGGGCCCCGCGTTCAGCTACCACCCGGACAAGCTGTCCATGGAGCGGACCGAGGACTCGGCGTTCGGCCCGGCGGACCGGATCGGCCAGCTCACCATGCGCAACCTCGACATCGCGGACTCCCGCGCACGGCTGGAGCAGTACGCGGGCCTGGGCATGGTCGGTACCGAGCACCCGAGGCTGATCGGCGCCGCGCAGGCCGCCTCGACCGGTCTGATCGGCGCGATGGCCCACGGCGGTGCCGAGGCGATCGCCTCGCGAGGTGAGGCTCCGGACGAGGAGACGATGCTGGACCGTGCCGCGATGGAGTCCGGTACGGACTGA
- a CDS encoding carbohydrate binding domain-containing protein, producing MTRPRPLRALLTGLATLAASAGLALGTGGTAHAATPLPTHVFAPYFEAYNGDSPAALAQASGAKYLTMAFLQTDKKGSCTPYWNGDRSTPVDNSVFGADFSTIRSRGGDVIPSLGGYAADHSGTEIADSCTNVDSIAAAYEKIITTYDVSRLDMDVEDNSLTDTAGIDRRNQAIKKVQDWAAANGRTVQFSYTLPTTTTGLAASGLAVLRSAKRAGAKVDVVNIMTFDYYDGATHHMATDTRTAATGLHDQLASLYTDLSDTQLWNMVGVTEMPGVDDYGPAETFTTADATTVYDWAVAQGINTLSFWALQRDNGGCPGSPASDTCSGIAQDTWYFTHTFAPFSSGTTTPPTDDFSVSLSPTTVSVEPSGSATATVRTSVTAGNAQTVNLAVSGAPSGVTASLSPSSVTAGGTATLTVEAGASAAPGTYTLTVTGTSGTTRHSSTLALTVKGAGGSAVLANGDFEAGSLAPWTCESGASVVSSPVHGGTHALTTVPSATQTGQCVQTVTLKPNTSYTLSGWVQGPYAFLGVSSGATGSTWASSSSWSKLTVPFTTGSSGTVTVYVHGWYGQGAVHADDLTLS from the coding sequence ATGACACGTCCGAGACCCCTACGCGCCCTACTCACCGGCTTGGCCACGCTTGCCGCGTCCGCCGGGCTCGCCCTGGGGACTGGAGGCACCGCGCACGCGGCGACTCCGCTGCCCACACACGTCTTCGCGCCCTACTTCGAGGCCTACAACGGCGACAGCCCCGCCGCGCTCGCGCAGGCTTCCGGCGCCAAGTACCTGACCATGGCCTTCCTGCAAACCGACAAGAAGGGTTCGTGCACCCCGTACTGGAACGGCGACCGCAGCACGCCCGTGGACAACTCGGTCTTCGGAGCCGACTTCTCCACCATCCGCTCACGCGGCGGTGACGTGATCCCCTCCCTGGGCGGGTACGCCGCGGACCACTCCGGCACCGAGATCGCCGACAGCTGTACGAACGTCGACTCCATCGCCGCCGCATACGAGAAGATCATCACTACGTACGACGTCTCGCGGCTCGATATGGACGTCGAAGACAACTCCCTCACCGACACGGCCGGCATCGACCGCCGCAACCAGGCCATCAAGAAGGTGCAGGACTGGGCCGCCGCCAACGGGCGAACGGTGCAGTTCTCCTACACCCTGCCGACCACGACCACCGGCCTCGCCGCCAGTGGGCTCGCCGTGCTGCGCAGCGCCAAGAGGGCGGGCGCCAAGGTGGACGTCGTCAACATCATGACGTTCGACTACTACGACGGCGCCACGCACCACATGGCCACCGACACCCGAACGGCCGCGACCGGCCTACACGATCAACTCGCCTCGCTCTACACGGACCTGTCGGACACTCAACTGTGGAACATGGTCGGCGTCACCGAAATGCCGGGCGTGGACGACTACGGACCGGCGGAGACCTTCACCACCGCCGACGCGACGACGGTCTACGACTGGGCGGTCGCCCAGGGCATCAACACCCTTTCTTTCTGGGCGCTCCAGCGCGACAACGGCGGCTGTCCCGGTTCCCCCGCCTCTGACACCTGCTCCGGCATCGCTCAGGACACGTGGTACTTCACACACACGTTCGCGCCCTTCAGCAGCGGCACGACCACGCCTCCGACCGACGACTTCTCCGTTTCCCTCTCCCCCACGACCGTCTCGGTCGAACCCTCCGGCTCGGCGACGGCAACCGTCAGGACATCGGTCACCGCGGGCAATGCCCAGACGGTCAATCTGGCGGTGAGCGGTGCACCCAGCGGAGTGACCGCCTCGCTCAGCCCGTCCTCCGTCACCGCGGGTGGCACCGCCACGCTGACCGTGGAGGCCGGCGCCTCCGCCGCCCCCGGCACCTACACCCTGACCGTCACCGGCACCTCGGGCACGACCCGGCACAGCTCCACACTCGCCCTGACCGTCAAGGGGGCGGGCGGATCCGCGGTGCTGGCCAACGGTGACTTCGAGGCCGGCTCACTCGCACCGTGGACCTGCGAGAGCGGGGCGTCCGTGGTCTCCTCACCCGTGCACGGCGGCACCCATGCACTGACGACCGTGCCGTCCGCCACCCAGACCGGCCAGTGCGTGCAGACCGTGACCCTGAAACCCAACACCTCGTACACGCTGAGCGGCTGGGTGCAGGGCCCGTACGCGTTCCTCGGTGTCAGCAGTGGCGCGACGGGCAGCACGTGGGCCTCGTCCTCGTCCTGGTCGAAGCTGACGGTGCCGTTCACCACCGGTTCATCGGGAACAGTCACCGTCTACGTCCACGGCTGGTACGGCCAGGGCGCCGTCCACGCGGACGACCTGACCCTCTCCTGA
- a CDS encoding amino acid permease: MTTTSRAAAGTAAPLTLQGRTPRRSVLFFAFAFAVIADPVSSVAYAIEAALRALHGDLALLLPTMTLVIGLVIVVTANYWQLVRRFPKGGGAAAAAARAFGPRWTFLPIGALVVDFVLTIGISISAAASAVIALFPGLAPLRIPLALLLVLVVGGLTWFGHGGRLLFAVMTVAFVAVSVTVLVYGFAAPHATGHAAAAHDPGHSAMLAVVLAFPVAMALATGVEAPSTAIAQLGQLDDTHRRRFGRGTLALLVTIVGGLTLTLTWLAVRLHIGIPGTDSTQIADIAHAAAGPGWLYGAFQLTSSLLLLAAASSSFQAGPGLLKALSGTPERPGVLPPVLGHTNRHHTPYWSVVVYLAAAALIIIAAAGQEQELVLFYAVAVFVSFLVGLLAMTRFALGERKPALAWVNGVAAAAVAFTLVVNLLRGWPVLSMVATLLIAAGLYLRWNRAGRPSGIEDVESQAEAL; encoded by the coding sequence GTGACGACCACCAGCCGGGCTGCCGCAGGTACGGCAGCCCCCCTCACTCTGCAGGGCCGTACCCCGCGCCGCAGCGTGCTCTTCTTCGCCTTCGCGTTCGCGGTGATCGCGGACCCGGTGTCGTCCGTCGCCTACGCGATCGAGGCCGCGCTGCGCGCCCTGCACGGCGATCTGGCCCTGCTGCTGCCCACCATGACCCTGGTCATCGGTCTCGTCATCGTCGTGACCGCCAATTACTGGCAGCTGGTACGCCGCTTCCCCAAGGGCGGAGGCGCGGCAGCGGCAGCGGCTCGGGCCTTCGGGCCCCGCTGGACCTTCCTGCCCATCGGGGCGCTGGTCGTCGACTTCGTGCTCACCATAGGCATCTCCATCTCGGCGGCCGCCAGCGCGGTGATCGCCCTGTTCCCCGGCCTGGCACCACTTCGCATCCCGCTGGCGCTGCTGCTTGTGCTGGTCGTGGGCGGCCTGACGTGGTTCGGGCACGGCGGGCGGCTGCTGTTCGCCGTCATGACCGTCGCCTTCGTCGCCGTGTCCGTGACCGTGCTGGTCTACGGCTTCGCGGCGCCGCACGCCACCGGCCACGCCGCAGCCGCCCATGACCCGGGCCACTCGGCGATGCTCGCCGTGGTACTGGCCTTCCCGGTCGCGATGGCACTGGCCACCGGTGTGGAGGCTCCGTCGACGGCGATCGCCCAGCTCGGCCAGCTCGACGACACCCACCGCCGCCGGTTCGGCCGGGGCACGCTGGCCCTGCTCGTGACGATCGTGGGTGGCCTCACCCTCACACTGACCTGGCTCGCGGTGCGACTGCACATCGGGATCCCCGGAACCGACTCCACCCAGATCGCCGACATCGCGCACGCCGCGGCCGGCCCCGGCTGGCTCTACGGGGCCTTCCAGCTGACCAGTTCCCTGCTGCTGCTCGCCGCCGCCAGCTCCTCCTTCCAGGCCGGTCCCGGCCTGCTGAAGGCGCTGTCGGGCACGCCGGAGCGGCCCGGTGTGCTGCCCCCGGTCCTCGGCCACACCAACCGTCACCACACTCCGTACTGGTCAGTCGTGGTCTACCTGGCCGCAGCCGCACTGATCATCATCGCGGCCGCGGGCCAGGAACAGGAACTGGTGCTGTTCTACGCCGTCGCCGTGTTCGTCAGCTTCCTGGTGGGACTGCTCGCGATGACACGCTTCGCCCTGGGTGAGCGCAAGCCCGCCCTCGCGTGGGTCAACGGCGTCGCCGCAGCGGCCGTCGCCTTCACCCTCGTCGTCAATCTGCTGCGGGGCTGGCCGGTGCTGTCCATGGTGGCGACTCTCCTGATCGCGGCCGGTCTCTACCTGCGCTGGAACCGCGCCGGCCGGCCGAGCGGGATCGAGGACGTGGAGTCCCAGGCCGAGGCGCTGTGA
- a CDS encoding penicillin-binding transpeptidase domain-containing protein, whose product MNRAVKIGIAGTGTALLVLGGIGTYNLVHGLTSGETDSVRTSADRTFDSTKLSTTPPSDTEAVKLTKAFLDSWSTQHLNSAAGDTDTPAEAVQSLQGYEKGLHLKKLAFGHVRAAGTSTVTADATKVTFEVTAQVAGGTWSYPSAVAVRKSTNGRSAVHWNNSVLYPGLGEDQSLTAGQLPVGASTAKVVASDGKTDLASFPSLRDIAATIRKHAEPTGGKAGTGVAVIDDDGTGVKTLKTFTKGRAPVIKTTIDASLQAVAETAVKDHHLQEKPAGTVALDWRNGHILAIAHTGADGDIAINGIKSPGSTMKIITSAALFDQAGLTANSPAPCTESVMANSQLFHNETGMRPNPRSTIAQAFAVSCNTSFIKDGFHYLVHNGDASALHNEAVNVFGMGSWSVGGGVATTDPSIPADTQGGDQAAQFIGQGRVTATPLFMASVAATVRNAGFRQPIILPGQHQDAAPRPMSARTAGYLQSMMRGVATGGTAAPRLNDLPGVGAKTGTAEESDHTNGWLTAYNSRIAVAALVEGGTSGVDSAGYVVRRLLTSS is encoded by the coding sequence ATGAACAGAGCTGTGAAGATCGGCATTGCCGGTACAGGCACCGCGCTGCTCGTGCTAGGGGGAATAGGAACCTACAACCTCGTCCACGGGCTGACCTCCGGAGAGACGGACAGCGTCCGGACCAGCGCAGATCGCACCTTCGATTCGACGAAGCTGTCGACCACACCGCCTTCGGACACCGAAGCGGTCAAGTTGACCAAGGCGTTCCTGGACAGCTGGTCCACACAACATCTCAACAGCGCCGCCGGCGATACCGACACGCCTGCGGAAGCCGTCCAGTCGCTGCAGGGATACGAGAAGGGTCTGCACCTCAAGAAGCTGGCGTTCGGCCATGTCCGCGCGGCGGGTACCTCGACGGTGACGGCGGATGCCACCAAGGTCACCTTCGAGGTCACGGCCCAGGTGGCGGGCGGCACCTGGAGCTACCCGAGCGCGGTGGCCGTGCGGAAGAGCACGAACGGCCGGTCCGCGGTGCACTGGAACAACTCGGTGCTGTATCCGGGCCTGGGCGAGGACCAGTCATTGACGGCGGGTCAACTACCGGTCGGCGCGAGCACCGCCAAGGTGGTCGCGAGCGACGGAAAGACGGACCTGGCCTCGTTCCCCTCACTGCGGGACATCGCAGCGACCATCCGCAAGCACGCCGAGCCCACGGGAGGGAAAGCCGGCACCGGCGTGGCCGTGATCGACGACGACGGTACGGGCGTCAAGACCCTGAAGACCTTCACCAAGGGACGTGCCCCCGTCATCAAGACGACCATCGACGCCAGTCTCCAGGCGGTGGCCGAGACCGCGGTGAAGGACCACCACCTACAGGAGAAGCCCGCCGGGACCGTGGCACTCGACTGGAGGAACGGTCACATCCTCGCCATCGCGCACACAGGAGCCGACGGGGACATCGCCATCAACGGCATCAAGTCGCCGGGTTCCACCATGAAGATCATCACCTCCGCGGCCCTGTTCGATCAGGCGGGCCTCACGGCGAACAGTCCCGCACCGTGCACCGAGTCGGTGATGGCCAACAGCCAGCTCTTCCACAACGAAACAGGAATGCGGCCCAACCCCCGCTCCACCATCGCCCAGGCCTTCGCGGTGTCGTGCAACACCTCGTTCATCAAGGACGGGTTCCACTACCTCGTACACAACGGGGACGCCTCCGCGCTGCACAACGAGGCCGTCAACGTCTTCGGCATGGGCAGCTGGTCCGTCGGAGGCGGAGTCGCCACCACCGACCCGAGCATTCCGGCGGACACGCAGGGCGGCGACCAGGCGGCCCAGTTCATCGGCCAGGGCAGGGTCACGGCCACCCCGCTGTTCATGGCATCCGTGGCGGCAACGGTGCGCAACGCCGGGTTCCGGCAGCCGATCATCCTGCCGGGCCAGCACCAGGACGCCGCGCCGCGCCCCATGTCCGCCCGCACGGCGGGGTATCTCCAGTCGATGATGCGCGGTGTGGCCACCGGAGGTACCGCCGCGCCGCGCCTGAACGACCTGCCCGGCGTCGGCGCCAAGACGGGCACTGCGGAGGAGAGCGACCACACCAACGGCTGGCTGACCGCTTACAACTCCCGCATCGCGGTCGCTGCACTGGTCGAGGGCGGCACCTCCGGCGTGGATTCCGCTGGATACGTCGTACGCCGGCTGCTGACCAGCAGCTGA
- a CDS encoding chloride channel protein yields the protein MLLAIVVGAGAGAGSVVFRRCIEIFTRLFSGHSDYAAAAGTSNSHVPWLGPYFVLLAPVVGGLLYGPLVNRFAKEARGHGVPEVMVAVAQHGGRISPKVAVVKTLASALTIGSGGSVGREGPIVQIGSALGSTLGLLAKVTEARLKLLVACGAAGGIAATFNAPLAGVFFAMELILGTFSAEAFGATVLSSVTASVIGRAAFGDVAFLNLPDFHVDHLAQYGLFALLGIVSAVVGVGFSRFLYLIEDACDWLWRGPEWLRPAVGGIALGLVLLALPEMYGVGYPVLQKATEGNYAVGFLLLLIVGKMVATSVTIGIGGSGGVFAPSLFIGAMLGAAYGIGAHHLLPGTAGAVGAYSLVGMGAVFAGASRAPITAVVILFELTGEYSIILPLMLAIVLGTATSRLLTHDTIYTLKLLRRGIDLTAPAHGARIGAQKVGAVMEPSPAPLPSATGLTDAADALSRSGHGALPVVDDRGDYLGVVTAQAVAEALSEDPETAPKRVGQLAEPPTPVTVDQPLTQALHSLLAAPGTGIPVFDASGHEPVGWLSHQSALKAVHTATA from the coding sequence ATGCTGCTGGCCATCGTGGTCGGCGCAGGCGCCGGAGCAGGGTCGGTGGTCTTCCGGCGGTGCATCGAGATCTTCACCCGACTCTTCTCCGGACACTCCGACTACGCGGCCGCAGCAGGTACGAGCAACTCACACGTGCCCTGGCTCGGCCCCTACTTCGTGCTCCTCGCGCCCGTAGTCGGTGGTCTCCTCTACGGCCCGCTCGTCAACCGGTTCGCCAAGGAGGCGCGCGGCCACGGGGTGCCCGAAGTCATGGTCGCCGTGGCCCAGCATGGCGGCCGGATCAGCCCCAAGGTCGCGGTCGTCAAGACCCTGGCCTCCGCGCTGACCATCGGCTCCGGCGGCTCAGTGGGCCGCGAAGGGCCGATCGTGCAGATCGGCTCGGCCCTGGGGTCCACGCTCGGCCTGCTCGCGAAGGTCACCGAGGCACGGCTGAAGCTCCTGGTGGCCTGCGGTGCGGCAGGAGGTATCGCCGCCACCTTCAACGCCCCGCTCGCCGGCGTCTTCTTCGCCATGGAGCTGATCCTCGGGACGTTCAGCGCGGAGGCATTCGGCGCGACCGTGCTCTCCAGCGTCACGGCGAGCGTGATCGGCCGCGCCGCCTTCGGTGACGTCGCCTTCCTCAACCTGCCGGACTTCCACGTGGACCACCTCGCGCAGTACGGCCTGTTCGCGCTGCTCGGAATCGTCTCCGCAGTGGTCGGCGTGGGTTTCTCGCGCTTCCTCTACTTGATCGAAGACGCCTGCGACTGGCTCTGGCGTGGCCCGGAGTGGCTGCGCCCGGCGGTTGGCGGCATCGCGCTCGGCCTGGTGCTGCTCGCCCTGCCCGAGATGTACGGCGTCGGCTACCCGGTGCTACAGAAGGCCACCGAAGGCAACTACGCCGTCGGTTTCCTGCTCCTGCTGATCGTCGGCAAGATGGTGGCCACCAGCGTCACCATCGGCATCGGCGGATCGGGCGGGGTGTTCGCGCCGAGCCTGTTCATCGGGGCGATGCTCGGAGCCGCCTACGGCATCGGTGCCCACCACCTGCTGCCCGGTACGGCCGGCGCTGTGGGTGCGTACTCCCTGGTGGGTATGGGAGCCGTCTTCGCGGGAGCTTCCCGGGCACCGATCACCGCCGTGGTGATCCTCTTCGAACTCACCGGCGAGTACTCCATCATCCTGCCGCTGATGCTGGCCATCGTGCTGGGCACCGCCACGAGCCGCCTGCTGACGCACGACACGATCTACACCCTCAAGCTCCTCCGCCGCGGCATCGACCTCACTGCACCGGCCCACGGCGCACGGATAGGGGCTCAGAAGGTCGGCGCCGTGATGGAGCCCTCGCCCGCGCCGCTGCCGTCGGCCACCGGGCTCACCGACGCCGCCGACGCCCTCAGCCGATCCGGTCACGGGGCCCTGCCGGTGGTGGACGACCGCGGGGACTACCTGGGCGTGGTCACGGCACAGGCGGTGGCCGAGGCTCTCTCGGAGGATCCGGAAACCGCTCCGAAGCGGGTCGGGCAGCTGGCGGAACCACCGACCCCGGTCACCGTGGACCAGCCGCTCACCCAGGCGCTGCATAGCCTGCTCGCGGCACCGGGCACCGGCATACCGGTATTCGACGCCTCGGGCCACGAACCGGTCGGCTGGCTCAGCCACCAGAGCGCCCTCAAGGCCGTCCACACGGCAACGGCATGA